TGCTGTGGGCGTACTGGGCGAGGTAGGCGATCCCGTTGACGGTACGGCCGTTGACGTCCCGGTCGGGGAAGTGGTCGGGGCGCGGGATCAGGTGGCCGGAGGTGGGGTCGTCACCGGTGCCGTCACTGCCGCCGACCGGGTGCCCGGCGGTGTCGTAGAGCTGCAGGCCGCCGTCGGCGTTGCGGACCAGGTCGGTGCTCTGGCCGTCGCGGTGCCAGAGCGACCAGCCGTCGTCGATGGTGACGGTGTCGTAGCCGGCCGCGACCAGCCCGTTGGCGGCCATGAAGTCGATGGTCTGGACGACCTGTTCCTGGGTGACCTCGGTGCCCAGGGAGTTCCAGGAGTTCCAACCCATCGGCGGGGTGAGGGCGTTGCCGTTGCCGAGCGCGTGGGCGGGGGCGGCGGTGCCGAGTCCGGCGGCGGTGAGGCCGGCGGTGGCGAGGGCGAGTGAGAGCAGGGATGCCGCCAGGCGGCGGGGAGTTCGGCGCATGAACGCGCTCCTGTCGGGGTGTGGGGGCGTTGCCTTCTGCTGATCTGACGATTCGTCGGATCGATCGAGGGGGAGCCGCGGCCGGCCGGGTGGGGCCGGCCGGCCGCGGGTGGTGCGGTGTGGGGGTCAGCGGTGGGGTGGCGGCGTGCGGCGGAGCCGGGGCTCAGTCGGTGACGGCCGCGGTCGCGGCGTGGCCGGGGGCGAGGGGCACGGTGGCGTAGTTGTACGTGACGCCGTCGACGGTCCTGGTGCGGGTCTCGCGCGACTTGCCGTCGACGGTGAGGTGCGCGTGCTCCCCGCGGAAGCGGGCCTCCCAGGTGAGCGTCCTCGTCCCGGTGTTGGTGACGGTGCTGGCCCGCCCGCCGTCGTGGCGGACGGTCACCGTGCCGCCGCCGACCGGGATGTCCGCCGCCTGGAGCCAGCCCATCGAGGCGGGCAGCCGGGAGTCGGTGACGAGGGTGCCGGCGGCGGCGTCCGGGTCGACGCCGAGCAGGCCCTGGACGGTCTGGGAGAGCAGGGTGAACGGCACCTCGGGGTAGTCGCCGTTCAGCATCTGCCCGCTCGCGTGCTGCGCGCCGACGCTCTCGTAGACGTACCGCATCCACTTCCAGGCGGTGGTGCCGTCGTGGTTGGCGAAGAAGGCGTCCGGCAGGTAGGTGTAGGCCTCCAGGTTGGCCGAGCGCTCCGGGCCGGAGTCGGCGGCGTCGACGGCGGCGAGGAAGCCGTCCCGGCGCGGCCCGGGGTCGAGCAGCTGCTTGACCGGCATCAGCACGCTCGCCTCGTAGCCCCAGCCGGTGATCGGCCTGCCCGTGGTGTCGTAGCCGTGCACCACCTCGCCGGGCTGCCGACGGTCCACGCTCCAGGTGGAGTTCACGTACGAGCGCAGCGCCTCGGCGGACTTGCGGTAGCCGGTGGCGGAGGCGGTGTCGCCGCGGGCCTCGGCGAGTCCGGCCGCGGCGAGGTAGGCCTGGTACTGGGCGCCGAGCGCGTCGCCGGCCTCGGCGTAGGTGCTGGTGGCGTTCTCGGCGTAGCTGGCGGTGCCGGCGAAGATGCTGCGGCTGGTGGCCTGCGGGATCGGCACGCCGCCGTTGTCCAGCGGGCCGGGGTGGCGGGTGACGAACGGGCCGAGGGTGTTGCGGACGTAGGCGCCGAGGGCCGGGTCGTCGGCGTAGTCGCGGTCGCCGGTCCACCGGTAGGCCTCGCCGGCCTTCTGGACGAGTTCGAAGGGTGCGGGCAGCTCGCGGACGAACCGGTTCGGGCCCCGGTAGTCGATGGCGCCGTACGTCCGGGCGTCGAAGTCGAGCGCCCAGACCGGGTAGAGCCCGTTGGCCTCGGTGGCGGAGGCGGCGAAACCGCGCAGCATGGTCTTGTTCTCGGCGTCCAGGCCGAGCAGGTGGGCGCCGACCAGCTGGTGGGCGAAGTCGCGGCTGTAGAAGGCGGATCGGAAGGGGTAGCCGGCCCAGTAGGTGGTGTCGTAGGTGATGGTGCCGGTGCCGCCGGGGTGGTTCTCGTCCATGTCCAGGACGCCGGTGGCGCCGGCCTGCTGCACCCAGCTGTTGGCCTTGGTCTTCGCCCAGTCGAAGAGGGCGACGACCTCGGGGTCGGAGGAGCTGACGACCGGGTCGGCGGGGGCGGAGGGGGCGACGGCGGCGTCGTCCACGTTGACCCAGCCCGCGGGCGCGGAGCCGATGGTGAGGGTGAGCCGGTCGCCGGGGGCGACGCGGATCCGGGGGAGGGTGTACTTCGCGTAGACGGGCTGGTCGGGGAGGGTGAGGGTGCGCACCACGGTGTCGTTGACGCTGACCGAGAAGGTGCCGCCGGGGCCGCCCGTCGCGATCCAGGCGGAGAGGTCGTGGCTGCCCGCGGTGACGGCGGTCGTGCGCAGGCTCACCGCGTAGCCGGCGCCGGCGTCGAGGTAGGCGAGACGGGTGCCGCCGTGCGGGTTGTTGGTGGCGGTGCCGGTGTGCTCGGTGAATGTCCAGCCGTCGGCGCCCTGTTCCAAGCCGGGGTTGGGGAGGACGAGGGGTTCGGTGCGGGTGAGCGTCCAGCGGTGGGCCGGGCGGGCGTCGCAGCGGTGGTGCGCGGCACCCTGAGCGGTGCCCTGCGTGGTGTTCCCCGGGGCGCTCAGGCAGGCGTCGATGCCTCGGGCCGTGAGGGTGTAAGTGCCCTGCGGGGCAGGCGAGATGGTGAAGCGCTCGGCGTCGGGGAACGTGCCGCAGTCGGCGGTGGCGGGGCGGTGGCCGGGCCCGTCGAGGGTGAGGCAGCGGCCGTCGGCGGTGTTGACGAGGAGGTAGTCGCCGCCGGTGCGGCGCAGCTGCCAGCGCCGACTGAGCAGCCGCCCGCAGTCCGCGCCGACCATCGGGGTGCCGGCGGCGGCGCCGTCGTACTGCGGGCCGAGGCAGCTGCCGTCCAGGGCGGAGCCGAGGAGGTAGCTGCCGCCGTCCACGAGCGGTGCCCCGTCGGCCGTCCGGTCCGCCCCGGCGGCGAGCGCCGGGCCGGTGCCGAGGGCCTGGGCGGCGAGGACGGCCAGCAGCAGGAGACCGGACGGTAAGGCGCGGGAGCGGGCGGCGCGGGGCGGCATGGCGGGGGTCCTCTTCCGGTCGGGTGAGCTGGGGTGGACGGGCGGCGCTCTGCTGTGCTGTTTGAACGTTCAAATCGATGGGACGTGCGTCGCATGTGATGGGTGACATTTCACCTGTCTGTTCAAGTCCCGTCAACGGTCGGCGCAGAGCTATCTGTCCGCAGTCGGGGAGCAGAGCTTCGTCACGGGGCCGTCACAGCTGTGCGGCGGCGCTTGTCCGGGGCGAGCCGGGACCGCGAGGGTGGAACCGCGAGGGCGGGAGCACACGCGGACGACGGCGAAACGGGGGACGCACGATGACGACGGTACGGCTGGCGCCCGTACGGCGCGTGGGGAACGCCGTCGGGGGCGGCTGCCTGGTGGCGCTGGGGGCCGTGATCGTCCTGAGCGAGACCGGCGCCACCTGCGTGGCGGCGACCCTGCTGATCGGCGCCGCGATCGTCGCCGCAGTGGCCCTCGTCGTGCCCCGCACCTTCCGACTCCGGGAGGAGGAGCAAGGCCTCGTCATGGTCCGTCTGCTCGTTGCCAAGCGCCACCCCTGGCAGCAGATCCAGGGGCTGTCCATGGAGTTCGACGAGGACTCGGAGAACGGCGCCCACTCGGTCCGGATCCGGCTGCGCCTGGCCGACCGTCCGGGCCGGAACTGCGGCCCCCTCCTCGCCGAACTCCCCGTCACCGACGACGATTCGCCACGCGGCTTCGAACCCCGCGCCCTCGCCGAGCTGTTCGCCCTCTTCGGACGCCACGGCCTGCCCGTCGACCGCCCGGAGTTCGCGAACGCCGTGCTCTCCGCCCATGGCCTGCCGCTGCTCCCGAACTGACCCCGCGGCGGAAGTTCCGCGCCGCACTGGCCCCCGAAGGCGCTGCGCCGCACTGCCGAACGCCCCGTCCCCGCCTGGGCGTTGTCACCCCGTGTGACCGGCGGCCGAGCGGTTGATCCGTGACCGAAGCAGGCCTACGCTGAACGTAATTGAGGGCCGGAGGAGTCATCCCGGCCCGCGGGGCGTCGCCGTCGTCGATCGCCGCCGTCCACCTGCTGGGGGCACCCATGCAGAACCGCTCAGCCACGGCCGTGGCCGTCTGTTCCTCCGGGCCCGGACGGCTCGACCTCTTCGTCGGTGCACCGGACGGCACGGTACGGCACCGGGTGTTCGACCCCCGGGTGGTCGACGGGGCGTGGAGCGCATGGCGTGACCTCGGGCGTCCCTGGCCCGCACCGGGAGCGCCGGACTTCGACTGGCTGGCCGCGGCCTCGGCGGCCTCGGCGACTTCGGCGGCCTCGGCGAGGCCGGAGGACGGCGGGCCGGTCGAGCTCTTCGCCCTCAGCGCCGCCGGGGAGCTCTGGCACACCCGCCTGCCGGGCAAGGACCGGTCCGGGGACCGGTCCGACCACCGGCCGGAGTGGGAGTCGCGGGGGATGCTCACCGAGGGGCGACCGGCGACGGGCCTCACGGCCGCGGCGACCCAGGCCGGCGACCCCCACGTATTCGCCGATGTCCTCGCAGACGCCTCCGACGAAGCCGGCACACGGGAGCTCGTCCACTGGCGCCCGGTCAGCGGGCCGCTCCCACTGCGCCCCGAGGGCTGTACCCCCGGGCTCTCGGCGGCGGTGTCGGCTGCCCCCGGCCGGCTGGACCTCCTCGTCGTCGGCACCCGGGAGCGCGCCCGGGACGGCACCCGCGAACACCGCCTGTTCCGTGGCCGGTTGGCGGCCGGCCGCTCCGCGGAGTGGGAGGAACTGGGCAGCCTGCCCGACCAGGGTCGGGCGTCCTTCACCTGTCTCGCGGCCACGGAGCGCGACGTCTTCCTGGGCGGCGATGACGGTCTGTGGCACTGCGCGCTCGACCCCCACCCCGGCCCCGGGCCGCTCCTCTGGGAGAACCTGGGCGGGGACCTCAGCTCCGGAGCCGCCGACGGCCCCGCCCGCCCCGCCCTGGCCGCCGTGGACGCCGGGCACGGCCGCACCGACGTCTTCGCGGTCTGGGCCGGTTCCGCCCTGATGCACCGCTGGTTCGACACCGTCTGGTCCGACTGGCAGCTGATCGACCTGCTGGGCACCGCAGCCGGCGCGGCCGCCACCTCGCCCGGTTACACCGTGCTGCGCCCGGAGGACCTGGTCACCTTGACCGTGCGGACCGTCGGGCTCACCGAGCACGTCCAAGCCGACGGCTCCGTCCAGCTGGTGGCCGGTGCCGGCGGTGGCAGCCTGATCGCGGAGTTCCCGGCGCAGCACCTGGCCGAGACGGTCCCGGCCGCCGGCTCCTCGACCAGTCAGGGGTACCTCGCCGGTCCCTCGCGCCTGTGCTTCGCCGTCGGCGGCCAGGACCGGGTCACGCTCACCGTGGACGGCCTGCTCGACGCGATGAACCGCCTCACCCTGGTCACCGAACCGTCCTCCTCCGGCGCCGAGGTGACCACCCTCGAACTCCCCTGGCGCCTGCTGCTCACCCTCGGCAAGGGCACCGGGTGCACCCACCGCACGCTGCCCGCCGCGAGCACGGGCGGCGGCGTCGAGCTGTGGCACAGCCGGCTCTCCGGCCCCGGACCCGGCCCTGGCCCCGGCCGCCCGCTGGTGGTGCACCCCGTCCGGGTGGCGCCCGGCGTCTCGGACCCGAACACCCCGCTGGGCGCCTGGCTGGACAAGATCGTCGCGACCGCGGCGCTGCACCCGGACCAGCCGCCGACGGTCGACCGCCTGGTCCTGAGCGCCTACGGGGCCCGGTTCACCGCCGCCGCGCACTGGCCCGAGCTGGAGTGGAGCCATGACGCCGCGCTGGGCCGGGACTTCTACGTCCGGATCGCCGCCACCGGCGCCCTCTTCCCCTTCGGTCACCGGGCGGCCTACGTGGAGCTGATCGAGCGGCACTTCGACCGGACCGGCCCCGCCGTGGCCGCGCTGCGCCGGCGATCCTTCCTGATCGTCACCGAGCCGGTGCGCGAGTACGGCATCGGCGCGGGCGGCGCGTACGAGCGGGCATTCCCGTTCCAGCAGGTCACGATCGGCCCGGGCCAGGCCGACGAGCTGGACATCGCCTCCTGGATCACGCTCGACCCGGCGTCCTGCACCGCGCGGTGCTTCTGGCCGACCGACGGCGGCCGGCCCGTCGTGTTCACCCTGCAGGCCCGGGCGGGCGGCGCGTGGGTGGAACTGCACCTGCCGCTGCTGTTCGCCGAGCAGGCGGCGACCGGCGCCGGCTGCGCCGCGGCCCTCGACGGGGTGTACGGGCGCGGCCCCGGTACCGGGTTCCTGGCGGGCCTGGGACGGCCCGTCTCCGAGGTCGGCAGCCGCATCCCGCTGGCCATGGTGTCGCCGACGCAGGCCGCCGACGGCGCGGTGCAGGAGGTGCAGTCGATGACCTTCGGCGGCCTCGGGGTGGCGGTGCCCACCGGCGTGGGCTTCCACCCGCAGGTGACGCGGCTGGACGTGGGCCTGCCCGCGGTGCGCCAGCTCCTCGGCCCGATGCCGCCGGTCCCGGCGACGTTCGCGAAGGCGCTGCTCGACCCGCCGGCGGGGGCGCCGCCGGCCGACACCCTGCTCGACCTCCTCGAACCGAAGCCCCTCGACTTCGGCGCCGCCGGGGCGCGGGCGGGAACGCTGGCCGCCCCCAACCTGACGATGACCAAGGTCTCGCGCACGCTCGGCCCGGCCGTCGCCGACGCGCTCCCGACGGATCCGAAGAAGCTCTTCGCCGAGGACGCGACCCTGTTCGGGGTGGTCCCGCTGCGCGACATCATCTCCGTCGTCAAGGACCAGCCGAAGCTGCTGTGGACCGAGGACGGCGGCAACCCGTCGGCGAAACTGACCTGGCACCAGCCGCTGTTGACGGACTTCGCGCCGTTCTACCACGGGAACACCTCGGCGGTGGACCTCGAAGTGGTGTCCCGGCTCGTCGCCGGCAAGCCCGGACTGCACGCCACCGGCGTGATCAACGACTTCACCCTGGCGATCCCGCAGCGGGGCGACGCCGCGCTGGTCACCCTGGTCTTCACCTCGGTGACCTTCACCGCCGACGCCGGCCAGAGCCTGAACCTCGACGTCAAGCTGGCCGACGTCCGGCTCAACGGGAACCTGTCCTTCCTGGCGACGCTGGCCAAGCTGATCCCGCAGGCCGGGCGCGGCGGCCCGCGGATCGACGTGTCGGCCACCGAGGTCAGGGCCTCGTACGCGCTCGCCGTGCCCAGCTCCGGGCTGATGGTGTTCAGCCTGCAGAACCTCACCGTGCAGATCGGCGTCACGCTCTCCCTGACCAACCAGCCCGTCCTGGTGGACTTCGCCTTCGGCACGCGCGAACGGCCGTTCCTGGTCACCGTGTCGGGCTTCGGCGGCGGCGGGTACCTGGAGGTCGAGCTGAGCGCGGGCGGGGCGCACAGCGGCCTGCAACGGGTCACCGGCGGGATCGAGTTCGGCGCCGCCATCGTCATGGACTTCACCATCGCGTCCGCGGAGGTCCACGTCTTCGGCGGGGTCGTCTTCACCCAGCGCGGCAGCGACTGCGAGATCACCGGGTACCTGCGGATCGGCGGCAGCGTCTCGCTGCTGGGGCTGATCACCGTCTCGGTCGAGCTGACGCTCAGCCTGACGTACGACAGTCATTCCAATACGTTGAGCGGATCGGCCAAGCTCGTCGTCACGATCGACCTCACCTTCTGGTCCACCTCCGTGACGCTGGAGTGCCACAAGAGCTTCGGCGGGTCGTCCTCCCTCGGCTCCCCCGGCTCCCTCGGGCCGGGCGGGGCCGCGGCGGCGGTCGCCGGCCCCGCGTCGTCGGTGGAGACCGCGCTCGGGCCGCAGGGGCCGTCGTTCCCCTGGCAGGCCTACTGCCGGGCGTTCGCGGGCAGTTAGGGAGCGAACCCATGGACCCCACCGACCCCGGCACCGCCTCCGGCCCCAGCTCCCCGACCGGCCCCGGTACCGCCTCCGACCCCGGCACCGCCCCCGGCCCGACCTCCCCGACCGGCCCCGGCAGCGCCTCCGACCCCAGCTCCGCCTCCGGCCGCTCGTCGGCGGCCTGCCCGCCCGTGTCCGCCACCGGCCTGCAGCGCCAGTTCGTCTGGACCGTGATCCCGTCCGGCCGGGTGGTGCCGCCGACCGCCGGCCAGACCGAGCCGATGGCCCTGCTGTCGGTCCTGCTGACCCCGCGGCTGCTCGGGCCGGCCACGGGCCGGCTCACCGTCGCGGGCTTCGGGATGCAGGGCTGGCCGCAGCGGCTCGCCGCCGTCAGCCTCGGGATCCTGCGCGGCCAACAGCCGATCCCGGCGGTCCCGGTGCCGTACACCGCACTCGACAAGACCACCGTCCGGTTCACCCCCGCCGAACAACTCGCTGCCTGGAACGCCCTGTTCACCCCCGGCATGCTGGTCCGGCCCTACCACGCCACCTCCTACGACGGACGCGACACCCGCGCCTTCCCTGCCGGGGCGGCCGGTGCGGAGGTCCGCGGCATCTACACCGCCACCGCCCAGGCCCACGCCGCCCACGCCGTCCAAGCCGCCCAGGCCGGGCACCGGGGGCTCGTGCCCGAGGACGACCCCGCGCTGCAGGCCGCCCTGCAGACGATCGGCGAGCAGTGGCAGACCGGCCTGCGCACGCTCGACGGCGGGCCGGTGCCGGCCCCCGCCGACCAGCCCGCCCTCGCCCAGGCCTACGCCTTCTACCGGCGCACCGGCGCCGGCTTCACCCCGCTGACCAGGCACACCGAGGCCGCACCCGAGAGCGAGTTCCACGACACCGTCGTGCACCTCGCCGACCACCCCGTGCTGCTGCGGGCGCTCGGCCTGCTGATCGACCTGGCCGTGCCCGCCTCCCGGCTCACCCCGACCGCCACGAGCCCGGCGGAACTGCACGTCGTGCCGCACTGGCCCAACCCCGACCCGAACCCGCCCCCCGGCTGGACCGCCGCCACCCAGTGCGACCTCACCCCGGCCACCGCCTACACCCTCACCGGGACGCGCTTCGTTCCCGCGCCCGGAGCCGGCCCGGCCGGCACGGCCTTCAGCCAGGGGCTCCTGCCGATCGACGGGGCCGGCCTGGCCCCCTCCCACAACGCCCGCTACGAGGTGATGACCTTCGACGTGGACGGCGCCGCCCTCCGCCTGGTCAGCGCCGCCCAGTCGGACGGCGCCACGGCTCCGGCCGGACGGACGAGCCCGCCCGGCGCACTACCCGCCCTGCACTCCACGGGCTTCGCGCTGGTGGACCGCGGCCGGGAGGACGAGCACCGCAAGCAGCTCCAGCGGGCCCAGCAGCGCGCGACCCCCGCCGGCCTGCTCGCCACCGCCCTCACGGCGGACGCCCTCCTCGGCGGCTACCGGATGGACGTGCGCCAGGGCCCGACCGGCCCGTGGCGCTCACTCTGCCGGCGCCGGCTGCACTACACGATCGGCGGCCTGCCGTTCGGCCCGGCGCCGTCCGCCGGCCTGCTCGACGAGGGCTACCTGCGGCCCGGCCCGGTCACCACCGGCGCCGGCCCGAACGACGCGCTGTACCTGCACCAGACGGTGGCCCGCTGGGACGGCTGGAGTCAGGTCGCCCCGAGACCCGAGCGGACCGTGGCCACCGGCGACGCGATGCCGGTCCGGGCGGCGCCGGCCCTCGACGCGGTGGTGGAGTGCGACCCCGGCTCGCTGCCCAGCCTGCGCTTCGGCGAGGACTACTGGCTGCGGGTCAGGATCGCCGACCTCGCCGGCGGCGGGCTCCACCCCGACGAGGCCGGGCCCACCGAGGCACAGACGGACAAGCTCACCTACCTGCGCTACGAGCCGCTGTCACCCCCCGAACTGGTCCCCACCCGGCCCTTCGAGGACGGCGACGGCCAGGACCGCATGGTCATCCGCAGCGACCGCGGCGTGACCCCGAGCGCCTACGCGGCTCTCCACGGCTACCGCCCCTACGACCTGCGCCACCTGCTGCCCCCCAAGTGCTCCCTCGCCCTGGCGATGCAGTACGACGGCGGCTTCGACACCGCCCTCGGCCCCGACGCCCCCGCCGCGGAGGTCAAGCGGCTCTTCGAGGTCGCCAAACGGGCGGACCGCGAACTCGGGGACGTCACCGGTGCACAGGTCATCGGGGCCGACCCGGCCTCCGGCGTGCCACAGCCGTACGTCACCGTGCCCGAGACCGAGGTCGTGCTGCCCTGGCTGGCCGACCCGAGCGGAGCCTTCATCGCCCTCAACGCCCAGCCCCGGCCGATCGAGGCGAACGGTCGGCCCGGGGAGATCGTCCCCCCGTACGGGCAGCCGGTGCTCGCCGCCTGGCAGGGCGCCTGGCCGGACCGCCAGACGGCCTCCGTACGGCTCACGGACGCCCAGGCCGGCTGCACGGTCAGCCAGCTGGACGCCCGGCACCTGGCCGTCGCCCTCGGCCCCGCCCAGCAGGTGACCTTCGACATCCCGTCCTGCCTGCCGTACAAGCACGTCCAGCTGTTCGGCATCGCCCTCTGGCTGGGCGTCGACCCGCAGGACCCGGCCACTTTCCAGGACATCGTGTTCGGCAGGAACCGGCTGGTCACCCCGCCGCGCACGGTCACCCTCGTCCACGCGGTGCAACGCCCGCTGAGCGACCCGACCGGGCAGCTGACCGCCCAGCGCAAGGCCGGCGACCACGACACCGTGCTCGGGACGGACGGGCTGTCCCTGCACATCGCCAGCACCGGACGGATCGACCTCCACGCCGAATGGACCGACCACGAGGACGCCCCGCCCGCCGCACCGGCGGTCACCCGGCGGATGGCGCACGTCGGCTCCTACGAGGTGCAGCACCTGCCGCCCCGGCAGGCGCTCCCGGTGATCCGCCAGGAGTTCGGCGACACCCGCCACCACCGGGTGAGCTACGCCGTGACGGCCGTCTCGCGCTTCGAGGACTGCTTCGGACGCGTCCTCAAGGCCGACCCCGCCGCCTGCCTCGCCCGGGGAACGCTCGCCGACACCGACGTGCCGAGCTCCGCCCGGCCCCCCACCCCCGCCTTCCAGTACGCCATGCCCACCTTCCGCTGGAGCCAGACCGTGGACGGACAGCAGACCCTCACCCGCCTCCGCCAGGGCGGTGGCCTGCGGGTCTTCCTCGCCCGGCCCTGGTTCGCCACCGGCGACGGCGAGGTGCTGGCCGTGCTCACCTACCCCACCGGGCTGGCCCCCGACGCGGCACTGCGCTTCGTCGGCGTCGCCGGGCGCGACCCGGTCCGGGACACCGGCTCACCGGTGGGCGTCCTCACCCGCGACCAGATCGGCGCACCCGACCGGGCCCAGGTCACCCTCCCGGAACTGCAACGGCTGCTCGACGCGGCGCTGTACCCGGTCGAGTTCGACGCACAGGGCGACCGCTGGTACGCCGACCTCGACCTGTCCCCGCTGGTCGCCTCCTCCTACTTCCCGTTCGTCCGGCTCGCCCTGGCCCGCTACCAGCCGTACACCGTCACCGACGCCCCCGACGTGTCGCCGGTGGCGCTGACCGAACCCGTCCAACTCCCGCCGCACCGGCGGCTGTCCGTCACCCGCGCCGCCGGGCGGGCGACCGTCGTCCTGGACGGGCTCGGCCCCGGCGGCCCGGGCAACCTCGTCCGGACCGAACTGCAGGTCCGGGACACCGCGGCGGCCGCGGCAGCCGGCGTCTCCGGATGGACCACCCTCTCCGACAGCCGGGCCCTGCTCGGCCAGACCAGCGTCATCAGCATCCCCGACACCGGAGCACGGCCGCAGCGGCTCGTCGTCCGGGAGTTCGAGACCCAGCCCGTCCCCGCGACCGGGGACGGCACCGGCCGGCCGGTGTACGTCGACATCGTCCCGCTCGGGACGTGGTGAGCGGACACCCGGCGCGACCCCGGAAGAGCCCGCGGGCCGACAGAAGCCAGAGAAGGCAATCATGCAACCGACGTTCCAGATGTTCCCCGCCACCGGCCAGCTCAGGCTCACGACCCAGGCCACCAGCGGGCTGGTCCCCTTCCTCGTCGACCCCACGGTGAACCCCTGGTTCCTGCGCGTGGTGGCCATCGGCCCGAACTGCGCGGCCCTGCGCGGCCGGGCACCGGACATCGAACTCCGGGCGGACACGGGGCTGATCACGGCCGTCACGCCCGCTCCCGAGACGGCAACCATCCCCGACGGGAACGGCAACCCGGTCGCCAAGGCCTCCTGGGTCCGGGACGACACCGACGTGTTCACCGTGAAGCTGGACATCCTCAGCCTGGGCGTGGCCCACACCTGGCAGCTCAGGCTCACCAACACCGACCCGCAGGAGCTCGGGTTCGTCTGGACCTCGGCCGGAGACGTGGTGGACGCCACCCGGCCACGGCTGGCCATGGCCAACTCGGTCGAGGCGAAACCGGTTTCGGGCTTCGCCCCGGACGACGTCACGGTGCCCGTCGCCAACATCGGCCCCGGACCACTGACCCTCACCGACCCGGTCGGAACAAAGCTCGGCGCCGGCTTCGTCCTGAAGGTCCGCCCGGACACCGTCGCGCCCAACGCCTGCGACACGCTCGTGCTCGGAGTGGCCCCCATCGTGGGTGCCTTGGCCGGGCCGCCGCAGCACGCGACCTTCGTACTGGCCTGCGACGACCCGGTGAACGCGGAGAAGACGCTCCAACTCACCCGGACCGAAGTGGGCAAGACCCACGCGGACACCAAGAACCTGCACAAGGACCACAAGGACGACAAGGACGAAGTAGACATCACCAAGGGCCCCGGCCCGCCCGAGGTCGTGCTCACCGCCGCTTCGCAAGCCCACTTCATCGGGTCGGAGCTGCGCCCCGACCTGTCGGAGAGCGCCCTGCGCGACGAGGACCCGGACCCGGGGGAGGGGGAGGGCCAGGGCCGGTGACCGTGCAACCCGTGTTCCACATGTTTCCTGACACCGGCCGGCTCAGGCTCGCGTCCCAGGCCACCGGCGGGCTGGTCCCCTTCCTCGTCGACCCCACGGTGACGCCGTGGTTCCTGCAGGTGGTGGCGATCGGGCCGAACTGTGCGGCCCTGGGCGGCCGGGCGCCGGACCTCGAACTGAAGGTGGACAAGGGGCTGATCACGTCCGTCCCGGCCGCTCCCGAGACGGCACCCGTCAACGACGGGGCCGGACACCGGGTGGCCACGGCCTCTTGGACCAGGGACACCGACGACGTGTTCACCGTGGAGGTGGACATGGCGGGCCTGGGCGTCGCCCGCACCTGGCAGCTGAGGATCATCAACACCGCCCCCGAGGAACTCGGGTTCGTGTGGACCTCGGCGGGATCGGTGCAGGACGCGACCCACCCCCGGCTGGTGATGGAGCCCAGGGTCGAGGTGGAGGTGCAAGTGGGCTTCGCCGTCCCGGACGTCACGGTGCCCGTCGCCAACATCGGCACCGGGCCGCTGATCTTCACCGACCCGGTCAAGACGGACCTCGGGGCCGGCTACTCCCTGAAGAGCCGCCCGGACAGCGTCGCGCCCAACTCCTGCGACGCGCTCGTGCTGGCCGTGACCAAGGACTCCTTCCACGGGCCGTCACTCGTGGAGCCCTTCGTCCTGGACTGCAACGAGCCGGTGAGCGTGAA
The genomic region above belongs to Streptomyces sp. 1331.2 and contains:
- a CDS encoding RICIN domain-containing protein, giving the protein MPPRAARSRALPSGLLLLAVLAAQALGTGPALAAGADRTADGAPLVDGGSYLLGSALDGSCLGPQYDGAAAGTPMVGADCGRLLSRRWQLRRTGGDYLLVNTADGRCLTLDGPGHRPATADCGTFPDAERFTISPAPQGTYTLTARGIDACLSAPGNTTQGTAQGAAHHRCDARPAHRWTLTRTEPLVLPNPGLEQGADGWTFTEHTGTATNNPHGGTRLAYLDAGAGYAVSLRTTAVTAGSHDLSAWIATGGPGGTFSVSVNDTVVRTLTLPDQPVYAKYTLPRIRVAPGDRLTLTIGSAPAGWVNVDDAAVAPSAPADPVVSSSDPEVVALFDWAKTKANSWVQQAGATGVLDMDENHPGGTGTITYDTTYWAGYPFRSAFYSRDFAHQLVGAHLLGLDAENKTMLRGFAASATEANGLYPVWALDFDARTYGAIDYRGPNRFVRELPAPFELVQKAGEAYRWTGDRDYADDPALGAYVRNTLGPFVTRHPGPLDNGGVPIPQATSRSIFAGTASYAENATSTYAEAGDALGAQYQAYLAAAGLAEARGDTASATGYRKSAEALRSYVNSTWSVDRRQPGEVVHGYDTTGRPITGWGYEASVLMPVKQLLDPGPRRDGFLAAVDAADSGPERSANLEAYTYLPDAFFANHDGTTAWKWMRYVYESVGAQHASGQMLNGDYPEVPFTLLSQTVQGLLGVDPDAAAGTLVTDSRLPASMGWLQAADIPVGGGTVTVRHDGGRASTVTNTGTRTLTWEARFRGEHAHLTVDGKSRETRTRTVDGVTYNYATVPLAPGHAATAAVTD